In one Microbacterium invictum genomic region, the following are encoded:
- a CDS encoding type IV toxin-antitoxin system AbiEi family antitoxin domain-containing protein, with the protein MCTDPEPVISASALARVGLTRRDIARALDRGEVERLRRGVYARPGACVDARTAASHGGRMACVTAARHLGLWVLADSGTPHVWLGGHGHTLVHDACRCVEHWDDGAASDSFGMPSVPRVLRQILTCCGVEAFFVALESAIHLKRISRPGIAWLRTACTIEAGEAIDFARGEADSGLESLVRWRLRHLGLHIRAQVTIVSVGRVDLLIGDRLIIEVDGRAGHDDPASRHKDRMRDAHAAMWGYITLRFDYAMVVHDWDVVERAILAQVVAGRHLAGR; encoded by the coding sequence ATGTGCACCGACCCCGAACCCGTGATCAGCGCGAGCGCACTCGCGCGCGTCGGGCTCACCCGGCGAGACATCGCACGAGCCCTCGATCGCGGTGAGGTCGAACGCCTCCGCCGCGGCGTCTACGCACGACCCGGAGCCTGCGTCGATGCCCGGACCGCGGCATCCCATGGGGGGCGGATGGCCTGCGTCACGGCCGCTCGCCATCTCGGACTGTGGGTGCTCGCCGACAGCGGCACACCGCACGTCTGGCTTGGTGGACACGGCCACACCTTGGTCCACGACGCCTGCCGCTGCGTGGAGCACTGGGACGACGGCGCGGCATCCGACTCCTTCGGCATGCCCTCCGTGCCCCGCGTCCTCCGCCAGATCCTGACTTGCTGCGGCGTCGAGGCCTTCTTCGTGGCGCTGGAATCCGCGATCCACCTGAAGCGCATCTCGCGTCCGGGAATCGCGTGGCTCCGCACGGCTTGCACCATCGAAGCCGGCGAGGCGATCGACTTCGCCCGGGGCGAAGCCGACAGTGGGCTCGAATCTCTCGTGCGGTGGCGATTGCGACACCTCGGCCTGCACATTCGGGCGCAGGTGACCATCGTCTCGGTGGGTCGCGTCGACCTCCTTATCGGAGACCGTCTCATCATTGAAGTGGATGGGCGGGCGGGGCACGACGATCCGGCGAGTCGGCACAAGGATCGGATGCGCGACGCGCACGCAGCGATGTGGGGGTACATCACCCTGCGATTCGATTACGCCATGGTGGTGCACGACTGGGACGTCGTCGAGCGGGCGATCCTCGCGCAGGTCGTCGCGGGCCGCCACCTCGCGGGCAGATGA